ctgtctaccactattggaagactccacctcaaactgagtttccaccaaagtatatttaccatgatctccaccttgtaacaaGCAAGACCTCTCCAACTCCTCTGAAACAGCCACCCCGAAATCCCCTAACTCTCCACCGTCACGAGCATCATCACCAGACACCACTAGTGCCTCTCCATACTCATAACCCTCATACTCCGATGAGCCTTCAACAACATGAGCAGAATTATTGTCCTTCAACTCCGGACAATCCCTCTTGAAGTGACCTTTCTTCTGACAATGGAAACAATTCCACTTGTCACCGCCCTTTCCCTTAGCCTTCCTACCTCCACCTCCACCTCTCCCACTTGAAACGTTTAAGGCATCCACACCGCTCTCCACCTTCAAGTTATTTGACTTAGTTAGCTCTTTCGACCTCAAGGCCGATTGAACTTCCTCCAAGGTAACAGGGTTTTCCCTGCCGTAGAGCATGGTATCCTTGAAACTTTCATAGGATTTAGGTAACGTACATAGTAGATGTAGTGCTTTATCTTCATCTTCTAGGTTCACCTCAAGGTTGGCTATGTCATCAATAATCTTATTAAATTCCGCCAATTGTTCCGTCATGGATTTCGTCTCCACCATTCGGTAAAAGAATAGCTTTTGTTTCAGAAACTGCTTATGTGCCGCCGACTTAGTCATATACAATGAATCAAGCTTAGCCCACATAGCCGCAGCGTTGGTCTCCTTTGCAACTTCTCTCAACACATTGTCTCCGAGACACAAGATGATAGCACTAACCGCCTTATCATTCAATTCAGCCTTCTCCGCGGCGGAGAGACTCGCCGGCATCCGTGCTTCCCCCTTCAAGGCCTCAACACACTTGTTATGGACTAAAACAGCcctcatcttcaccttccacaacccGAAGTCGTTACtaccggtgaacttctcaataTCAAACTTCGAACCCATGGTACTTGATTATCGAATGATccttgccccacggtgggcgccaattgttgtgaattcgttaataaaaatcacaccaatacgaaacttgatgtgtggagcaattgAGTCAAGCAACCAATATCAAAGAGTTGATagagatgatgataataataatccaaaaggcaagtaaacaaataaaagagagaagagacacaaatctttgtttacccagttcggttaaaataacctagtctgggggagagagcagccctcCGTTCCACTAGAATCAAATAAGTCACTTACAAGCAATTCCCAAATTTGGATTACAAGAATTAGCAAACCCTAActctacccaaatcccgaattCCTTCCCGTGATGAAGAAACTCAATTTGACCTAGTCTACCCAAGGTGAACAAAGCAAACAATAAACCTTTGCCCTAGAATTATACCAAAAGAAAACCCTTTTgttctctctctaaaaccctagcctttgATGGTGGCAAATCCTTATTGTTCCTTTCactctcttatttttctatgaataaagtgatccctatttatagaaaaatatatgccaaaaaactagtaacaaatctgttttaaaaataaaacaaatccaagtcagagtaccctccaagaaaagattttttcccaaaaaaacagcaaaacaacACATGCTGTCAAAACGCGctgcgcctgggcgtgagctcctacgcctgggcgtgagaagGCAGATTTGATCCCAATTCTGCACGCTTGGGcgccagctcccacgcctgggcgtgagctgGCAGAATCTCCctaaaaacatgattttctgacttcttgttaccgagatttcaaggcatatccaacagacattttatttttgcacGTTATAAAATAATGACTTTGTGGAATTTTAATGTTGCAGCAATTGCCTAACAATGTACGACAACAAGCTGCAAATACTTTGTATTTAGAAGCAAAATGTAGGATTCAAGATCCTGTTTATGGATGTGTTGGGATTATCTCTAAATTGTATGAACAAATCCATGATACAGAAATTGAGCTGGCCAAAATCCAAACTCAAATTGCTTGTCATAAACCCCAAAATCCACAATTTGAAGCTGAATCAAATTTCAATGACTTGTCCACAGTTGATGCTGAATTAAATTTGAACTTTTTACCACCACAAAGCAGCAGCATGGAGCAGTTCCATTGGCCTAGTCAAGATCCTAACTGGttcaattaagttttttttttttttaatagatacaAAGCAATAGCTTGATCTTATCTTTGGATTTGAATGGTTGATATTctaaaataattgatttggagattttattttttgttgctaGATTTGGCATATTTTGAGGAATGTTTGAATTTGTCCACTGATAGATTGATAATTTTAGCGCTGAAAATGTTATCATTAATTTTCTCATTTGTTACTTGTTTTgttcacaattttttatttttttttaaaaaaaattgggttgtTCACAATTAGGAATGCATGAATGATACAGACGATCATATTAATTTAtacagcaattttttttttcatgtaacaccattatatagtttatctagaatatataaagatatttgtcaaaaaaataataatatataaagatATAATAATATACATAATGATACAATAGAAGTGGTCTACATAATATCTTGATTAAGTCACATCAAATGATTATACATcaacataaatatattttaaccaaTGTTAGTTGGTCCTAGTGATTGGCTCCGAATTTGACAAGGAAGACCACGGTTCGATCGTCCATAACTACAATTAAAAGGGGACTAGAACTACTTGATATTAGAACTGACTCCAGAACCAAATTAAGCGATACTGGTGGTGGAAAAGAAATagtaaatcaaaatattttgcGGGGTACACATATTTACtcggctaatgctacggtggaccaccttcacaagtggtccaccgtggacaagtgatctactgaatatgaattttacgaaattcactattggattgaaagtttgtattgtatagatcatccataatttttttaaaattttttgaaactcatttgatatgttattgagacccatcaagatttacattatttaataaaccgttaatcttgatgtgtctcaataacatatcaaatgatttttaatttttctaaatttttctatagatgatctatatgatataaactttcaatccaacgatagattttgtaaaattcgtatttgttataatgttattcatgattaGTTCAATATAAACCACTTGATAAAGTgatcatattagaatttactaTCTTTTAAAAGCTTTCTATAAATTCGCTCAAAAATAGTAAGAAGCTAGCGGCAATAAAATCCGGCCTTACAAATGTAATGCTTTGAATTGAATTGACCATTGCTAGCTGAACCCTCTCATTTTGTTCCACTCATTTATCTATTCAAATATTCATGGGATACAGAACAAAATGGACCttattcttcttttctctcaataTCCTTTAGATTTGTGGTTGCTTTTTTATTTGGGTAGGGGAATTGTATAGAAGAGAGTGACCATATGTTAAATTCCCATTTAAAGAGACTACATGCATGTTTTCTTAGTGTATGCATGTTAACTTTTTCTAGTCaaacaacatttattttttgtcaaaaaaaaaaacatttatttttattgttgattAAAACGTGAATGCTTTGAATTTGCCGACATAATTGGTGTGAGTGGATATGTTAATGTAGATCAACAAGCAAAATTATGTAAGTttgattaataagttttttctAGGACGAATCGTTCGGAAGAAAGCAAATTTAATTCCTAATGAGAATCATTATTGGTCAAATTTATCACGCAGCTGAACTCTAAATTACTAAAATCCATTTTCTCTGACGACGAAagaattaataaagaaaaaattatgcaaGCCAAGTTGATTAAGGCATGGTGTAGCAGATGTCTCCACTATAGAGTATGGACCATTTTAGAAGGAGGAAGCTAACATTGGGTTTCTGTTCAAGTTACAAATATTGCATCATGTTAATTACGTGACGATGTTATACAACCTTAATCATGACGAAATGGTGTACGTAAGGATCCATTTGCTTGCAGCGTATCCAGCTTATATATTCGGCAAACAATTATTGATTGAGCACTTACTCAATATAAGCTATACATGtaagttaaaatcaaattttagtaaaagacaaaaaatcaaaagtgaGTGCATAAGAGGGACGaagaaaaatacaatttttccTTATCTAGATTT
This portion of the Trifolium pratense cultivar HEN17-A07 linkage group LG3, ARS_RC_1.1, whole genome shotgun sequence genome encodes:
- the LOC123916009 gene encoding LOB domain-containing protein 24-like codes for the protein MINGRCAACKNQRRRCPSDCIFSPYFPPNDPQRFASVHRIYGGSNVGKMLQQLPNNVRQQAANTLYLEAKCRIQDPVYGCVGIISKLYEQIHDTEIELAKIQTQIACHKPQNPQFEAESNFNDLSTVDAELNLNFLPPQSSSMEQFHWPSQDPNWFN